The DNA segment AATGGGTTTCAGGATTCGATCCAAATTAAACCTGGGTGTCCGGTTTGGACTCGATTCGATACAATCCGATCTCGTCCTTGATTTGACCGAACCGGTCTAATGCAGGCGGACGTCGGCCTTACGGCTCCTGCATGCTGCCTATGGAAGGAAGCTTCGGGGTCCGGGCGAGAGCACATCACAGGTCGGTGTAGAGAGGAAGAACGCCCACTTGCGTACAAAACAGTGGCCAGCGTAGAGACAGAGCACAGACGCAGAGTCGCGTAGAAGAACGCCCCGATACAAACGCTTGGCGGGCAGCAGCCTGGAAAACGTGTTTGTATACAGACGGCCAAAAATATCGCCGTCCGTCGACGTAGtagagaagacgaagaagaacaaATGTGATGGAAATACGACTCTTGAAAGACGAAACTGCCCCTGCTTGTGGTTTCAAATTTCCGCCGTTGACATTGGCAGGCATCACCAAAGATTGATTCAAGATCTTACTGATTATTCCATGATGACCAAAGTTACATCTCGTATAAATGTATTGAGATTTACGCATGATCCTGATGGATCTAATTGCGATGCGTTGAATAATTTGGGATGGTTTGAGCATTGACTTGTTGACACGGCCTGCTTGACTTTCTTATCCTATGCACGATGACGTGGCGAGGCTTGATATTATCATGATCACAATCCACCATTGTAAATAATAGATTGGTCGAGGCTCTTCTCTCGAAAGGACTTGGGGCAATAATGTGTTTCTCACGACGGTACGCGCGTCATTCACCGGCGTGTGAATGGAGACACCGGTGGGATCCATGTGTCTAGATTGTGGGGCCAAATGTTACGTCCAGTAACGCGGCAGGTAGGGTTCTGGCAAAAGTATCTTTGCAAGGCAGTTCCAGCGATGCGGTGGGCATGCCGGTGGGTATAATGGTCTTTCTAGTTGTGGAAAAGAGCGCGAAGAAGGAAGAATAAAGGCGAAAAGGGCAAGGAAAAGAAAAGGACGTCGTTCGAAAAGGTCCGTTCACCAACCGCTCGATCAGTGCCACGTGTAATCTGcaacttctttctcttcctcctcaccTGGCCTTATCCATCCCTTTCCCCCTTCCTTTAAAGCACACCTCTCTTCCTTCCCTCCTCATTTCACCGGAAACCTTCAACAAAGCAAGAAAGCGGGATCGTGAGAGAGCGAGAAATGGCTTCTGGTTTGGTCCTCACCTCGATCCGGCCGGCAGTGATCCGGGCGAGCACGGGCGACGGCCGCGGGGGGCGGTTGGCCCCCGCGAAGGCCGCCGGCGGAGGGGGCAACAGCTGGTGGGTCCCGCTGTTCGGGTGGTCGTCGGAGCCCGACTACATCGACGGCCCCGCGACGCTGGAGGCTTCCGGGAAACGGGCCGCGGCGGAGACGGAGGGGAAGAGCAGGCGGCCGGCGGGGCGGAGGTTCGTGGCGTTCACGGAGGAGAAGGCGAGGGAGCTGCGGATGCGGACCATGGAGACGGAGGCGTTCCACGACGTCATGTACCACTCCGCCATCGCCTCCCGCCTCGCCTCCGACCTCCCTCGCCGACCCCCCGCCACCAGGCTCTGAGCCCCAATCCGTCGATTTCAATCTGTCTCTAATATTTCGGCCCCCTTGTTTTCGTATATGGACATCAATCATTGTATCATATCAGCGACCGAATGAACAAAAATAATGTTTTCATTCGGGGTTATTTATCCCCCCAAAAAACATTTGATTTCTTTGGTCTGACAATCGTCTGATGAGGATCGGACCGTCAGGAGTGCAGATCTACGACGGTAAGCTATTTACTCTCGAACAGCAAACACGTGCGAGAGAGCGTCGTCTAAACTTTGTTCCGGATCTGATATGTACATCAAAGTGATCGATTAGGCTATTACTGTTACTACGATATGTTAATGTTATCCAAAAGCGATGACGTTTTCGTTGTTATCCAAAAGCGATGATGTTCTCGTTCATGTCCGCATAATATGTCATTGTAACATTATAATTTTGGGCGGCAATCCTGTAAATGAGTTCTTGGAAGAAGATTATTTTTttagggttaattatatattatccctataattattatcataatattttgatttttaatttttaaaaatatatactatgataatattatatattattagtGATAAATCAAAGTAAAACAGAACATGTGTTTAAtggtaatattttaaatttacatttaaaataattttttttaaaatgatcatTTTATCTTTTCGTTCGTTACCTCTTCCGACTAACCCAACCCATCGGCCATCCTCTTTATTGGAGCCCTCATCAaaatctaatagcgtatgataaTGATATTTGTTTAGAGCTAATGGTAAGCAACCCCATGCGTAATAGAAGGGGGTGGCCCCATGCGTGGCTAAGGGGGGTTAACCCTTACATGAGAGCTATAGGTGGAGAGAGAATCTCACGTTAGACAAAAGGGAGATATTTTATAAGATAAAGGAAAAGTGCCGGTGACAACAAACCCTTATGCAAGACCTATGAGCAATTGTAGattcaatgaaaagaaaaaaagcaaaATAGTTTTTTCAACAGACAAGGGTActatttcaaaattttgaaaagtaattttttttcaagaattcaatatatatatatatatatatatatatatatatatatgttgtaatCTTTTTAGAAAATTTTTCCATCTTGGGTATTTTTCTATCATTacccaattttatattttttcaaacaagataactaattttaaaaaatatctaagttattcattaaaatattttttttatatttttttattattttatagtatttttagctTTTTACAATATGTTGCATACCATAacacaaatactataaataagccaaatgaaatcaaaatacactaaaaaatattttaatcatgctatgatttaaataattatttataatagtttaagaacaatatcacccaaataaaaataaaaaatgggcTTGTTATGGTTTTTTTTTGTCACCACAATAAAAACATGGTAAGACGTAATCGAAAATATTATAAACAATTTAAATAGACAtttaaacttaactaaaccaactacaagcttaaaatattatatcataatAGTATATGGGTAATGACAATCAAAGAGGCACAATATGATCtcacttatagtattttttttaatattttttataatatttataataatttaataaaaatattataaattttattagaaATACTATAAATGAGTCAAATGAAATTAACATAACAGTTTAAACTAGAAAAAAACCGaacaaaaatattttgatgagaaaatttttaagagagtattttagatattttttaattaaggatattatttgaaaaaatataaaatataagtatTTTCTATGGAAACCGCTCAATCTTATTTGTAACTTTCCAACATTTGTTgtatgtcatttggtgcattgtcGAGTGTAAATATATTGTATTAATTGAGGCATCGAAATAGCATTTTGCCGACGGAATTCAAAGAACCTAAATAGCAATTTCCACACAACCGTAGAAACGTTCAAGTGTTCGAGGCATTCTACAATCCCAACACAATAACATCTCCTATTTCTGCATCAGTATAACTCAAGACACCAATTCCACCCGCAATAGGGATTTAACATGTTGACAAGGAATTAAGAATCTCAAGCTATAAATATAAACCCTTAGACAATATCCAAATTTCTCTCCACTTTTCCACGTCGAGGAGTTCATTCAATTGGCTTTGGCAGTTCATCATCAATTTTCACCTTTTAATCTCTCTCTTCCGCGACGTGTTCATGGTGGACAATTCCTATGCTTGTCACAGTGCCCTACAACTCGTACTTGGAATCCGAAACGTACTAAATGCAACCAAGTTAATTTCTATATCATGTGACATGAAGTACAAGTAATGCATGTCTCCATCAAGCTTAGGCTGAAGGACTTATGTTGGGTGATCGATATCAATAAATAAGTTGGCAATTTGTCGTGCAAGAAAAGAATAAATGAGTGACAAAAAAAGAATCATCAAAGCTAGAGAGGgtttaagaataataataaaatgttGTGTCATGAAAGTTGATGATCGATTCGAATTTAGTGTTCACAAGTCTTCGAGATAACAAGTTTTATGATGTGAATGATGTTGGtgttaatatttttattgttaatGTTCATCTTAgcgataaacaaaataatttttataagttTAGACCTGTTCTTGATGTTTTCATATAGTTTCTAGTCATCAAGAGAATATTATTCTTACAAATTTTGATTAGTGGAAGATTATTCTTACTATTGAGTTTCATATCATCTTTAGTACAACACTAACTTTGACGCATCGTCGATCCAACACATAATGTTTTACGATATTAATGGGACGCGTAACAATGACTCTCGATGATTCGACGTTCGATGATTATATAGTTATCGTACAATTTAAACAATCACTTACTCTAATCGATTATCAGAAATTACTATTAAAATGCTTAAGTATGACACTATGAAGTCAATGATAGGTTCAACATAAGAGTTGGAAGTAAAATTTATGGATCTTGAACTATACATGGGAGGCTCCATTCATAGAGTAGTGAAAGAAATATTCAATATTCTTTACTTCGGTTCATGTTGAGTTGGTAGATTCGATTGCCTGAGCTCGATGTGATTCATCCAAAACATCAGGGTTTTTCATATGCACGCTACGAAATCGTTCATCGAACACTAGGGTTTTTGTTATCACATCATCCAAGTAAACCTTGTCGTCTCTCGTCTTCGTTCTCTCACATCGGTTCAAGTATTTGTTCTTCATGCTCCCAAGCACTTCTTCTGCATGATTGCTAGCAAGCTGTGGGTGTTGGTAAGCACCGGCATGTGAGCAGAACAGCGTAGTCGAATCCGAGTCACAACATGCATGCTGTGAAGACATGATGTTGGAGCAGACGAGGCCAGCGTGCATGTCCCTCCTCTCCCCTCCCATCCATGAGAGGACGACATGGACATGCACAAGGAGAGGCTCTCCCCCACGGTAGTGTTGGTGTAGACCACAGAATCTACGAGAAGGGACAACAAAGCTACAAGGACGGGGACCGGAGATGATGGTGGGGGACTGCCTCTTCTGGTATTCACTCGCAGAACCTCTCGAAATGGCACTCAGTTGGCTCATCTCCCATCATAGCAAACAAGCTAACATGGTGCTTGAGAACCCTAGCGATGGTAGATGAATAAGTGTGTGTCATATTTGATGTGAGACATCGCTTCTTCGATTACTATATGAGTCGCCTCTCTCTCTAAAATAGTAGGCCATATCTATCTCCTCACAACAACGCATATGATCTTGACATTAATGACTGTTCATGACTCAAAAATTACCTGGTCCAACATCTTCTTGATACGAAGCTTCGGAAAGATGAGAGGGATGCAACTGGAAGAAGGGGATGGtgaggatggatggatggatagacATTGTTCTTCACTTTGAAAAGTAAATAATCATTCGATAGGAAGTAATTTGATTGATTTCCTTAAAgatttaattgggtgatgagtgaTAATAAAAGATTAAATTATTAGGAAatctccttatatatatatacactttaaTATTCTCTCCCATGAAAAAGCCCACAATGACATCCCAAACAATGGGTATGGTCGATGTCACCATGATCGTAGACCATTCACGCGCATCGGTTTGAAACACGTAACGCAAGCTCTCAATCGTCGGTGCAAGCATGATCATGACAAACCCTATCGAAGCTCAACTTGCATCTTGTTATGCGAAGGCTAGTGAACAAGCTCCGGAGCCCTATGTTTAGGGCACAAGAATCCAGTAGTCTCCCTGTTGTGAAAAGATGGAGCACATGCAAGGTTACATCTTTTATTGTTGCAGTTTACAAGACACAGCGGTATGTTCCAAGAGGGACACCCCGAAGACATCACCATGAGATGTGTCCCTTCCCTCCATATTACTGCTACTCTTCTTCTACTTTCACTTGTTCTTTCTCtaggtagaagagtttgatctgccATTAAGAACAACATCTTCTCTCGATTGGTGTGGAACACTTGAATAGAACCAGGAAAGAGAGTGAGAGGTTCAATGTCATGTCTTCACGCCAGCATGCAGAAGATAACAGTGTTGGTATGCTAACCTTCGAGCTAGCTCttccgcagagagagagagagagagagaagttggGGAATGTGAAGGAAATGTTTGGTGGTGCAACTTCCAACTTCACTTAGATCATTCTTTTATTATCGACTCGATGATGTTGTCACTCTTCCATTAGCTCACAAAATGAGAGCCATCACTGTTCCATTAGCTCACAAGATCGATTCAATTCAAATGTAATTGGCACATTTTTATCATCTTTATGGACAAAAGACGACACAAAAGGTTGTAAATTATCTAAGAAAATGTACTAAGAAGATGATCAATCTTTGCGGACTATGATGGGGTGCGAAGAAAAGAGGACAAAAGGGCTAGTGATGGACGGGACAACCTAATATAGGGAAAGGGAACGGAACGATGGATGTGTTCGAGAGATTTGACATGGGGGACCGGAATGTGTCTCTCCTTTTCACTCGTTGTGGCAATTGAAACCATATCCAAGTGGAACAATGGAAAAGAACTCACTGTGAGATGGGGCATATATAATCCAAGTGAGCAATATAAGTTTGTATTCAGGtgctcatatatatatgtatacaatatttttaatatatatattatatataataagagAATTCAATTCTTATAAAAGTAGAATCGTATAGTTATAAATTATAAAGGAATTTATCCAAATTATTATGTTAAAAATGATTggataattattaattattagaaTAATTCACTTTATTACATCCATTTATTATAAATAGTTTCTTTCTAAAGTATGTATTATGTCactgtaaattatatatatatatatatatatatatatatatatataaggaaagacatttttatatttttttgtctatCACAAAGTGCAGCAGCTTCCTGTCGAGTTGTGTGAGCTGCAGAGTGCACACAAGCATCGTATCTCCCCATCCCACCTCCATCTTCTTGAAAGCAACTCCTTCGCTCCCCGCCACAGCTGCCGCTGCTTTCTCGGCAGCTTTACTGACATCACAACGACAACGACGAGCGCAGTCTCGGCCAACCTTCCCGGTTGGAGACTTGTTGTGCTCATTCTCTTGGAGTTCTTCCTCCAATGCGAGCACAGCCCGACTGCGCCTCGATCACCGCTTGTCCTCTCGCAGCCAAAAAGGAAGCATTCGTCTTCCCCTCCCTCCTTGTCACCACCCATTAGAATCTCCTCTTCCGAAACCCACCCATCTCCTTCTTCTACAAACTTGTTTCTTACTCCCCTGCCTTGTGATAGCGACCTCAACCTCAGAGGAAGATGCTGCCAATTCTGTGTCTTTTATCCTCAGCAGCAACTACAAGCATTTACTTGGAACGCAAAGTTCCGTGAATGGCTGCGTGATGTGAGCCATGGCGTCATCACGAAATAAAAAGATAACCCTTAAAGCTCACATATACCTCAAACGGTACAGCTGCCATCCTTTGGAGTACGAACCACCCAATGCTGCAGATTGCAGGATTATTATGATAGTAGCTTTACAACCTTGCATTCAGTAGAGTTCATCTTTGTCTTCTTCTCATCAGTTTCACTGAATCAATTCTTTTGATTAACACAAGAGATCAAACGGTACAATCATTACTGCATTAGATGAGGCTGCTCTGCTCTGCATTGGATGTACATGGAGACCAACTATTTATGGACCAGCGAGCAGCAGGAAGGTGCCCAATACTGCCCTCTGCTTTATGTATGATCGCACATTTTGCACATCAGGGTATGTGATACCCAACAGAGTGCGTTGAGCTACCGCTATTACACGCTCTGGATGTGTGTGGACAATCCAATTTAGCTCTCTTCTCCATATCAATGGCCCTGCAACTGATACATACTTGTGTTCATGGATTGGACTGGTTTTCTTGATGAGTTGCTTGGCTTGTTGACAAAGACACAGATCTCATATCATGTCCTGACGTGATGCAGAGGTTGGAGACTCCTTCGTGCTCTATGGTCTGATCAAAGTCTTTAATTCCAGGGTTTCTTGTGGGCATGCATGGCTTTCCATTGTCAGCAACTTCTATCTGATTTCTAATATAAAGAACGAGTTATGATCCGTCTCGACAACGATGTAAGCCAACTTACAAGTACTCTATGAGTATGAGAAGAACCAAGACAATTAACGTCAGTAAGCCAGAAAGGATCGAGAGCTTTACGGCTGACAACCAATCCACACTGCTACTGTTCTTCTTCGTCTTGGTTGATCATTGATCTCATTCATCAAGTTTTCATCACAAAGACTTACGAGTTAGTAACTGTTCTTCTTCTAGTATTCTTTGtcttgcagagagagagagagagagagagagagagagggtgttgGGCATCGGCTGAGGCCAAGGTGGGTGGGGTGCATGAGTCCGGACGCCAAACCCGAGCATAGGGGTTGTGCCCCATCCGACCACAAAGCCCCAAAGATGTCGTGGTCTCATTAGGACACCATGGCGAAGGGAAAAAAGGCTAAAGAGTGCAGGGtgaccccttccccttccccgtcCCCTCCCTCCAAGGATGGGGTCACACTCCGTGTTGGGACACGCGCTGCTGGCGGAGGACGACGCCCCTCCCAGGTAGGCATTGTTCACTTCTTGCCATGTGCCTCAATTTAAGTGCATCCTTCCAGTTTGCTTCGACCTCTAAAACTCTCTCCTTCATTCGGATTCATCTCGACTCACACCAAGATATGAAGTGCCTGATTCCTGAGAAGCTTCCCATGCAATGTAAATGTAAGCAACATTATGTAGGGTGATTAGACGAGCATAAACCTACTATTAGTGTCAGAAGAATTACAGATAAGATCGATGCATGGCAGCTTTGTGCAGGTCCAGTATCCACTTGCAGTATCAACTCCCAAAAAGCCAACACACTTTTCCAAGGCCTGAATTTTAGGTGGATATTGaggaaaaaagaaaggagaaTTCAAGCCTGTAAAGAGCTTAGCACACACATCAAGTCCTCATTTCTGCACTTGTACATCTGAAATCACCAGGGTGAGGTCTTCTCAAGACCCATAAATCGATTACTGTTGTCAGAAAGGCTGCTGCACTACCCAAAACCACACCTCAACAGTGAGCAATTCTAGCAAGTTCTAGGACTCATGATCCTTGTTCACTCTGGCTTTATAGCAGAGTGAAGTCTCCATGAGAAGACTTCTTTCAATCTCATGTTTACTGCTAAACATCAGTCACTAACCTCACAAGCTCTACATGGATCGTAAAAGAGAGGAGAGTACAACGGAGATAGGCACATCTGCCTGCGGCCAAGAACAAGTACTTGGGAGAAAGTAGTCAGCGAACAGAGATGCCAGTTTCGAACACCTTGTATAAAGCTCCTTTAATGCTGCTGCACTTAATCTGCAGAGCCTacgcacctcttcttctt comes from the Musa acuminata AAA Group cultivar baxijiao chromosome BXJ1-10, Cavendish_Baxijiao_AAA, whole genome shotgun sequence genome and includes:
- the LOC103969460 gene encoding uncharacterized protein LOC103969460, with protein sequence MASGLVLTSIRPAVIRASTGDGRGGRLAPAKAAGGGGNSWWVPLFGWSSEPDYIDGPATLEASGKRAAAETEGKSRRPAGRRFVAFTEEKARELRMRTMETEAFHDVMYHSAIASRLASDLPRRPPATRL